The window AGCTGGCCGAGCGGATGCGGGAGCGGGGGGAGCTGACGGCGTAGGGCGTGTGGCTCGTCGCTTGTGGAGAAAAATGAACGGAAGGAAGGCCCCGCCGTGTGCGGGGTTTTCTCTTTTTCTACAAGCTACGCGCCACGAGCCACAGGCTCATTCCCCCGTCCGCGCCCGCCGCTTCTGGTATGCGCCCGTCAGCAGCTCCGCGATGTACTCGCGGGTAAAGGGCATTCCGCTCGCCTCGGCGACGGCGATCTCGGCGGCGCGGTCGTAGGTCAGCCGCACGAAGGAGGCGGTGTGGGCCGGGCCCTGCGGGTCGAATTCCAGGATCAGGTAGCTCGGGAGGGTGCTGTCGAGCGGATTGCCGACCGAGCCCGTGTTGATCAGGGGGCGGCCCTCCACGTCGAGCATCAGGGTCTCGTGCACGTCGGCGTAGACGAGGGCGTCGGCGTGCTGGCGCAGGGCGAACTGGGGATTAGGCGCGAAGGCGTCGAGCTGCTCGGCGAGGCTGGAGTGGGGGTAGAGGCGGTGGAAGAGGCCCTTGCTGCTCGCGTGGACGAAGCGCCACCACGCGCCGCCGAACTGCTCCTCGATGCCGTAGGGCAGCCCGGCGAGGTAACTGAGCTGCCCCGGCGTGAGCTGGCTGCGCGGCCAGAGGTCCTGCGGGCGGTGGGTGGCCCCGGCGACCCGGGCGTCCCAGTTGCCCTGGATGACGCGGGTGGCGTGCGCCTGCGTCCACTCCACCACCTCACGCGGGCGCGGCCCCTTGCCCACGAGGTCGCCGAGCACCCACAGTTCGGTGATTCCCCGCCTCTGAATGTCCGCGTGGACCGCCAACGTCGCCTCCAGATTGGCGTGCAGGTCGGCGAGGACGGCGAGGCGGATCATGAGGGGCAGTTTAGCCCAGGGGCCCGGGAGGACCGTAGCAGGCTGAAGGAAGAGATTAGGGGGGAGGCGGTCCCCCGACCTACGCTGGGGCAGATGAGCGCCGAACCCGCCCTCGACCGCGCCGCCCTGCTCCGGGTCCTGGGGTCGGAGTACGGCCTGGAGGTGGAGAGCCTGACCTTTCTCCCGGAGGGCACGGCCCCCGCCTACCGCGCCGAAGGGTCCGGTGGGCGCTTCTTCGTCAAGGTGATGCCCGGGACGGCTCACGGTGCCGAACTGAGGAAGCGCGTCGCGGCGGAGTTACCGCTTCTGCGGGCCTTGCGGGGGCTCGGCCTCCTGACGCGGGTACCCCAGCCCCTTTTCACCCGGGACGGGGCCGACTTCGCGGGGGTGGAGGACTGTTTCCTCGCCCTCTTCGCCTGGATCGAGGGAACGAACCTGGAATCCGGGTGGACGGGGGCGCTGGGCGAACTCGCCCCTCTGCTCAGCCACCTGCACGCGGGGACGGAGGAGATCGTCACGCTCGTTCCACAGCTTCCCGTTCCCCCGGAGGACTTCGGCCTGCCCTTCGAGAGGGGGCTGTCGGACGACCTGCGGTTGTTGAAGACGGTCCGCCAGGACGACCGGCCTGGAGTTCGCGCCCTGCGTGACCTCCTGCCTCCCTATGAGGCCACCATCGAACGACTCCTCAAGTCGGCCCGGGGGTTCCAGGCCGCCGCCCGTGCCCGGCCCCACCGGTACGTCGTCTGCCACACGGACGCGCACGGGGGCAACGTGATGCGGGACATGAGCGGCGACCTCTGGATCATCGATTGGGAGACAGCCCGCCTCGCGCCGCCCGAACACGACCTGTGGATGCTGCACGAGCGGCTGCCAGAAGTCCTGCCCGCCTACGAGGCGGTGGCGGGACGGAGCGCCAACCTCGATCCCAACTTGCTGGGCTTCTACCTCTGCCGCCGCGCACTGGAGGACGTGGCGAGGGCCGTGAACCTGATCCTGCACCAGAACACCCGCCCGGAGCAGGATCAGGACTGCCTCACAGGACTGGACCGGGACATCCTTCCGAGCGTGGCCGGGGCGGAGGGGGCATTGGAGGCGTTGCTGGGACGGCTGGACGCCGGGTAGGGCGGGCGGCCCTACAGCCCCCCCCGCGGATTCACGTCCACCCGCACCCGCGCCTTCCACGAGCGGTCGAGGGTGGCGAGAAGCTGCGCGAGCCGGGTGTCGTCGCGCGCCCGCAGCAGGAGGTGGTAGGGGTACACGCCGCGCAGCCGGGCAACTGGGCTGGGCGCCGGACCCAGCACCTCGTGTGCGTGCGCCCCGGCCCCGTGCAGGGCGTCGAAGACCTCCTGGGCGGCGATCTTCGCCCGCTGGGGATCACGGGCGGCGATTTCCACCTGGGCGAGGCGGGCGTGGGGCGGGTAGCCCAGGGCGGCGCGGGCCCGCTCCTCGGCGGCGGGGGAGGCCAGGGCGTCGCGGCCCTCGACGAGAACCCTCAGCGCCGGGTGGTCGGCCTGGAAGGTCTGCACGACGAGCAGGGGGGCCCGCAGCGGGTGCCACTCGGCGAGCTGGCGCAGCAGGCGGTGGTAGCGCTCGGAGGCCCGGAAGTCCGAGAGGTTGAGCCAGGTGTCGGCCAGCGTCACCCCGATCAGGGCGAGGTCGGGCGGGGCCTCTTGCGAGAGGA is drawn from Deinococcus planocerae and contains these coding sequences:
- a CDS encoding metallophosphoesterase family protein, yielding MIRLAVLADLHANLEATLAVHADIQRRGITELWVLGDLVGKGPRPREVVEWTQAHATRVIQGNWDARVAGATHRPQDLWPRSQLTPGQLSYLAGLPYGIEEQFGGAWWRFVHASSKGLFHRLYPHSSLAEQLDAFAPNPQFALRQHADALVYADVHETLMLDVEGRPLINTGSVGNPLDSTLPSYLILEFDPQGPAHTASFVRLTYDRAAEIAVAEASGMPFTREYIAELLTGAYQKRRARTGE
- a CDS encoding aminoglycoside phosphotransferase family protein; this translates as MSAEPALDRAALLRVLGSEYGLEVESLTFLPEGTAPAYRAEGSGGRFFVKVMPGTAHGAELRKRVAAELPLLRALRGLGLLTRVPQPLFTRDGADFAGVEDCFLALFAWIEGTNLESGWTGALGELAPLLSHLHAGTEEIVTLVPQLPVPPEDFGLPFERGLSDDLRLLKTVRQDDRPGVRALRDLLPPYEATIERLLKSARGFQAAARARPHRYVVCHTDAHGGNVMRDMSGDLWIIDWETARLAPPEHDLWMLHERLPEVLPAYEAVAGRSANLDPNLLGFYLCRRALEDVARAVNLILHQNTRPEQDQDCLTGLDRDILPSVAGAEGALEALLGRLDAG